A stretch of Drosophila santomea strain STO CAGO 1482 unplaced genomic scaffold, Prin_Dsan_1.1 Segkk10_quiver_pilon_scaf, whole genome shotgun sequence DNA encodes these proteins:
- the LOC120457508 gene encoding uncharacterized protein LOC120457508, whose amino-acid sequence MCANSTNVKANSTKVTITADNMIGGDTSVGKETASSDDQRQSTNVNKLLESPAAALALAKEVTMEYDGSVCVRNWVTQFQNIGKIYNLDDGCLHMLLIAKLKGSAQRWLHANTTRILESTDQLCKQLIVSFGVKMSKGELRSAFQKREWRSEEKFAAYFEDKMMLANDINIDLEELLENIIEGIPAPALRNQARIQCFSEPMQVLRAFSEVRLPKHKPDNSSPKRFYEGGPAKKDLRCANCNSKGHFAKECLKPKREPGSCYACGAFGHFVGQCPERKSANINNYNAS is encoded by the exons ATGTGCGCTAACAGCACCAATGTTAAAGCTAACAGCACCAAAGTGACCATCACTGCCGATAACATGATCGGGGGAGATACCAGTGTTGGAAAGGAGACCGCTAGCAGTGATGATCAACGCCAGAGtacaaatgtaaacaaactctTGGaatcgccagcagcagcgcttGCCTTGGCAAAAGAGGTCACCATGGAGTACGACGgcagcgtgtgtgtgcgtaattGGGTCACACAGTTCCAGAACATCGGCAAGATCTACAATTTGGACGACGGCTGCTTGCATATGCTTCTAATTGCCAAGCTGAAAGGGAGTGCACAACGTTGGCTGCACGCAAACACCACGCGAATTCTGGAGTCAACCGATCAGCTGTGTAAGCAGTTAATTGTGTCATTTGGGGTCAAAATGTCCAAAGGAGAATTGAGGAGCGCATTCCAAAAGCGCGAATGGCGTTCAGAGGAGAAATTTGCGGCTTATTTCGAGGACAAGATGATGCTGGCCAACGATATCAACATCGATCTGGAGGAACTCCTGGAAAACATTATCGAAGGAATTCCGGCACCAGCGCTACGCAATCAGGCCCGCATACAGTGCTTTTCCGAACCGATGCAGGTTTTGAGAGCCTTCTCGGAAGTACGTCTGCCAAAGCACAAGCCGGATAATAGTTCGCCAAAACGCTTCTATGAAGGAGGCCCAGCTAAGAAGGATCTGCGTTGCGCCAACTGCAACTCAAAAGGACACTTCGCCAAGGAGTGCCTGAAGCCGAAGAGAGAGCCCGGATCCTGCTACGCTTGTGGAGCGTTCGGACACTTCGTCGGACAATGCCCGGAGCGCAAGAGCGCCAATATCAACAATTAT AATGCCTCATAG